One window of the Peptacetobacter hiranonis genome contains the following:
- a CDS encoding glycosyltransferase, translating to MIDKKIHYVWLGGPKGNVENICINIWKDKLPDYEIIEWNEKNFDIEKEIKGKKFLEECYKQKLWAFIADYIRLKVLYEQGGLYMDTDIQVLKDLTPLMEENRLFFGYESKEYANGAIIGAEPHHPFIKDMLEFYNEDVMNSNLYTIPKIMTYILNEKYEKFDRNNFSEGIRVYDEEYFYPFNYNEEYTDDCITENTYVIHWWGKSWAKKRNYFLETKHMSGFEKIYKCMRIFASNTLLSLKRRR from the coding sequence TTGATAGATAAGAAAATTCATTATGTTTGGCTTGGAGGGCCAAAAGGAAATGTTGAAAATATATGTATTAATATTTGGAAGGATAAGCTTCCAGATTATGAGATTATAGAGTGGAATGAGAAAAATTTTGACATAGAAAAAGAAATTAAAGGAAAAAAATTCCTTGAAGAATGTTATAAACAAAAGCTTTGGGCATTTATAGCAGACTATATAAGATTAAAGGTTCTATATGAGCAAGGTGGGCTTTATATGGATACAGATATTCAAGTGCTAAAGGATTTAACTCCTCTTATGGAAGAAAATAGGCTATTCTTTGGATATGAAAGTAAAGAATATGCAAATGGAGCTATAATAGGTGCTGAACCACATCATCCTTTTATTAAGGATATGCTTGAATTTTATAATGAAGACGTTATGAATAGTAACTTGTATACAATTCCAAAGATAATGACTTATATACTTAATGAAAAGTATGAAAAGTTTGATAGAAATAATTTTTCTGAAGGAATAAGAGTTTACGACGAAGAGTATTTTTACCCATTTAATTATAATGAAGAATATACAGATGACTGTATTACAGAAAATACTTATGTTATTCATTGGTGGGGAAAAAGTTGGGCCAAGAAAAGAAATTATTTCCTAGAAACTAAACATATGTCTGGATTTGAAAAAATTTATAAGTGTATGAGAATTTTTGCGAGCAATACTTTGTTGAGCCTGAAGAGGAGACGTTAG